A genomic stretch from Arachis stenosperma cultivar V10309 chromosome 3, arast.V10309.gnm1.PFL2, whole genome shotgun sequence includes:
- the LOC130969969 gene encoding B-box zinc finger protein 20-like isoform X2 produces the protein MKIQCDVCHKVEASFFCPSDEGALCHGCDRTIHCANKVATKHTRFSLHHPNSKDAPLCDICQERRAYIFCQEDRAILCSECDVSIHGANEYTKKHNRFLLTGVKLGAASSSSSSEPTSMSSSRATTSSEAANNQNNNNYYMGSDTGSVSTSSISEYLIETIPGYCMEDLLDASFLPNGF, from the exons ATGAAGATCCAGTGTGATGTGTGTCACAAAGTGGAGGCCTCTTTCTTCTGTCCCTCGGATGAAGGAGCTCTATGCCATGGCTGTGATCGCACAATACACTGTGCCAACAAGGTTGCAACCAAACACACGCGCTTCTCTCTGCACCACCCTAACTCCAAAGACGCCCCTCTGTGTGATATCTGCCAA GAGAGACGTGCATATATATTTTGCCAAGAAGACAGAGCGATATTATGCAGTGAATGTGACGTTTCTATCCATGGAGCCAATGAATACACTAAGAAGCATAACAGGTTTCTTCTGACAGGTGTAAAGCTTggtgctgcttcttcttcttcttcatcagaGCCAACATCAATGTCCTCGAGTAGAGCCACAACAAGCTCTGAAGCAGCAAATAAccagaataataataattattatatggGTAGTGACACGGGTTCAGTTTCAACAAGCAGCATTTCTGAGTATTTGATTGAGACCATACCCGGTTACTGCATGGAAGACCTTCTCGATGCTTCATTTCTGCCAAATGGTTTCT GA
- the LOC130969969 gene encoding B-box zinc finger protein 20-like isoform X1, translated as MKIQCDVCHKVEASFFCPSDEGALCHGCDRTIHCANKVATKHTRFSLHHPNSKDAPLCDICQERRAYIFCQEDRAILCSECDVSIHGANEYTKKHNRFLLTGVKLGAASSSSSSEPTSMSSSRATTSSEAANNQNNNNYYMGSDTGSVSTSSISEYLIETIPGYCMEDLLDASFLPNGFCKEYEQQSLFQDRNNVHHYVSMCSFP; from the exons ATGAAGATCCAGTGTGATGTGTGTCACAAAGTGGAGGCCTCTTTCTTCTGTCCCTCGGATGAAGGAGCTCTATGCCATGGCTGTGATCGCACAATACACTGTGCCAACAAGGTTGCAACCAAACACACGCGCTTCTCTCTGCACCACCCTAACTCCAAAGACGCCCCTCTGTGTGATATCTGCCAA GAGAGACGTGCATATATATTTTGCCAAGAAGACAGAGCGATATTATGCAGTGAATGTGACGTTTCTATCCATGGAGCCAATGAATACACTAAGAAGCATAACAGGTTTCTTCTGACAGGTGTAAAGCTTggtgctgcttcttcttcttcttcatcagaGCCAACATCAATGTCCTCGAGTAGAGCCACAACAAGCTCTGAAGCAGCAAATAAccagaataataataattattatatggGTAGTGACACGGGTTCAGTTTCAACAAGCAGCATTTCTGAGTATTTGATTGAGACCATACCCGGTTACTGCATGGAAGACCTTCTCGATGCTTCATTTCTGCCAAATGGTTTCTGTAAG GAGTATGAGCAGCAATCATTGTTTCAGGACCGAAATAATGTTCATCACTATGTCAGCATGTGTTCGTTTCCATAA
- the LOC130965301 gene encoding kinesin-like protein KIN-7D, mitochondrial isoform X1, with protein sequence MASSSRARSSSPFSHRKLSNTPYYSPASSTSSSFMNGKLMPRSCSSSASSFFNSGAGLGGRSATPSHGFSESNYYDAMCPSPVEFGMEDEAIAEPLDSSTSRDSISVTIRFRPLSEREYQRGDEIAWYADGDKIVRNEYHPATAYAFDRVFGPHTSTDEVYEVAAKPVVRAAMEGVNGTVFAYGVTSSGKTHTMHGDQDFPGIIPLAIKDVFSIIQDTPGREFLLRVSYLEIYNEVINDLLDPTGQNLRVREDAQGTYVEGIKEEVVLSPGHALSFIAAGEEHRHVGSNNFNLFSSRSHTIFTLMIESSAHGDEYDGVIFSQLNLIDLAGSESSKTETTGLRRKEGSYINKSLLTLGTVIGKLSEGKASHVPYRDSKLTRLLQSSLSGHGHVSLICTVTPASSNMEETHNTLKFASRAKRVEIYASRNKIIDEKSLIKKYQREISILKQELDQLRKGILVGVNPEEIMSLKQQLEEGQVKMQSRLEEEEEAKVALMSRIQRLTKLILVSSKNSIPGYLTDVPSHQRSLSLGEDDKFDTLVDGSLLIENENKKEGSTMSSELPYDVRHRRSSSKWNDELSPTSSIITESTQAGELITRARLPAGGVTMSDQVDLLVEQVKLLAGDIAFSTSTLKRLMEQSLNDPENSKQQIENLEQDIQEKKKQMKLLEQRIIESGESSVASSSLVEMQQQTITRLMTQCNEKEFELEIKSADNRVLQEQLNDKCSEISELQEKVKFLEEQLATFSSGTTLGFNDQHPLEENIEELKRKIKSQEIENENLKLEQVHLSEENSGLHVQNQKLSEEACYAKELASAAAVELKTLAGEVTKLSLQNAKLEKELMAARELANTRSAFVPTANGVNRKHNDVRSGRKGRTSSRASLDEFGSWSLDFEDLKMELQARKQREAVLEAALAEKEFVEDEYRKRVEEAKNREAALENDLANMWVLVAKLKKEGGCVSETNIDEKNSAGESHTNDFMNNGNETNIVLMEQNGDFSKPENEIPNEEPSVAHLKSRMQEMKEKELKHLSNGDANSHTCKVCFESSTAAILLPCRHFCLCKSCSLACSECPICRTNIEDRLFAFTS encoded by the exons ATGGCATCGTCCTCACGAGCAAGGAGCAGCTCGCCATTCTCGCACCGCAAACTCTCAAACACTCCTTATTACTCCCCTgcctcttccacttcttcttcCTTCATGAACGGTAAGTTGATGCCTCGCTCGTGCTCTTCTTCTGCCTCCTCGTTCTTCAACTCCGGAGCCGGACTCGGTGGCCGATCTGCCACTCCGAGTCACGGTTTCAGCGAGTCAAACTACTACGACGCGATGTGTCCTTCGCCGGTGGAGTTCGGAATGGAGGACGAGGCGATCGCGGAGCCTCTGGATTCGTCGACCTCTCGGGACAGCATTTCGGTGACGATTCGGTTCAGACCGTTGAG TGAAAGAGAGTACCAGAGAGGGGATGAGATCGCGTGGTATGCGGATGGTGATAAGATCGTGAGGAATGAGTATCATCCAGCTACTGCTTATGCATTCG ATAGAGTGTTTGGACCGCACACAAGTACTGATGAGGTGTATGAAGTAGCAGCCAAACCTGTGGTGAGGGCTGCCATGGAAGGCGTTAACG GAACCGTGTTTGCCTACGGTGTGACAAGTAGTGGCAAGACACATACTATGCAT GGAGACCAAGATTTTCCTGGTATTATACCATTGGCTATAAAAGACGTTTTCAGCATAATACAAGAT ACTCCAGGAAGAGAGTTTTTactccgagtttcatatctggAAATATACAATGAG GTGATAAATGACTTGCTTGACCCAACTGGCCAAAATTTGCGTGTTAGAGAAGATGCACAG GGTACTTATGTGGAGGGTATAAAGGAAGAAGTTGTTTTATCGCCAGGACATGCCCTTTCTTTTATTGCTGCTGGAGAAG AGCATCGTCATGTTGGGtcaaacaattttaatctgttCAGCAGCCGAAGTCATACGATTTTTACACTT ATGATTGAAAGCAGTGCCCATGgtgatgaatatgatggagtGATCTTCTCTCAGCTT AACTTGATTGATCTTGCTGGATCAGAGAGCTCAAAAACTGAAACAACTGGactaagaagaaaagaaggatcTTACATAAACAAAAGTCTTTTGACACTTGGAACT GTTATAGGAAAATTAAGTGAGGGGAAAGCATCTCATGTTCCATATCGAGACTCAAAGCTTACCCGCCTCCTGCAGTCTTCACTAAGTGGGCATGGCCATGTTTCA CTTATATGCACAGTAACTCCAGCATCGAGTAACATGGAGGAAACTCATAATACCTTGAAGTTTGCCAGCAGGGCGAAGCGTGTAGAAATATATGCCTCACGTAATAAG ATCATTGATGAAAAATCTCTAATTAAGAAATACCAAAGAGAAATTTCAATCCTCAAACAAGAACTTGATCAGCTAAGGAAGGGCATTCTTGTCGGTGTCAACCCCGAGGAGATTATGAGCTTAAAGCAGCAG TTGGAAGAAGGTCAAGTGAAAATGCAATCAagattggaagaagaggaagaagctAAGGTTGCTCTTATGAGTAGGATCCAGAGGCTAACCAAGCTTATTCTGGTTTCATCAAAGAATTCTATTCCTGGTTATCTAACTGATGTTCCTAGCCACCAGCGAAGCCTCTCTCTTGGTGAGGATGAT AAATTTGATACCCTTGTTGATGGATCTCTTTTGATtgaaaatgagaataaaaaagAGGGTTCCACAATGTCATCTGAACTGCCTTACGATGTTAGACATAGAAGATCATCAAGTAAATGGAACGATGAACTCTCCCCAACTAGCAGTATTATTACTGAATCAACACAAGCTGGTGAACTGATCACCAGAGCAAGGCTCCCAGCG GGAGGGGTAACGATGTCCGATCAGGTTGATCTTCTTGTCGAGCAAGTAAAGTTGCTTGCTGGAGATATTGCTTTCAGTACAAGCACTCTGAAGCGCTTGATGGAGCAATCTTTAAATGACCCAGAAAACTCCAAACAACAG ATTGAGAATTTGGAACAAGATATCcaagaaaaaaagaagcaaaTGAAACTTTTAGAACAAAGAATAATAGAGAGTGGTGAATCTTCTGTCGCTAGCTCATCGCTGGTTGAAATGCAGCAG CAGACAATCACAAGATTAATGACTCAATGTAATGAAAAGGAGTTTGAGCTGGAA ATAAAATCTGCGGACAACCGTGTCCTTCAAGAACAATTAAATGACAAG TGTTCTGAAATTAGTGAATTGCAAGAAAAGGTCAAGTTCCTAGAGGAGCAACTTGCAACATTTAGTAGTGGCACTACATTGGGGTTTAACGATCAACATCCCTTGGAAGAAAACATTGAAgagttgaaaagaaaaataaaatcacag GAGATTGAGAATGAAAACTTGAAGCTGGAGCAAGTGCATCTGTCAGAAGAGAATAGTGGGTTGCACGTGCAGAACCAAAAACTCTCAGAAGAGGCTTGTTATGCCAAAGAACTGGCCTCTGCAGCTGCTGTGGAACTGAAGACTTTGGCAGGGGAAGTGACAAAACTTTCATTGCAGAATGCTAAGTTGgaaaaagaattgatggctGCTCGAGAGTTGGCCAACACTCGAAGTGCTTTTGTGCCAACTGCTAATGGTGTTAATCGCAAGCACAATGATGTAAGGTCTGGAAGGAAGGGAAGAACTTCCAGCAGAGCTAGTCTGGACGAGTTTGGATCATGGAGTCTTGATTTTGAGGATCTGAAGATGGAACTGCAGGCTAGGAAACAAAGAGAGGCAGTTCTTGAGGCCGCATTAGCTGAAAAGGAATTTGTGGAAGATGAGTACAGGAAAAGGGTCGAAGAGGCCAAGAACAGAGAAGCTGCCTTAGAGAATGATTTAGCAAATATGTGGGTGCTTGTTGCTAAGCTAAAAAAAGAAGGCGGTTGTGTCTCAGAAACAAACATTGATGAAAAAAATAGTGCTGGGGAATCACATACGAATGATTTTATGAATAATGGCAATGAAACTAATATTGTCCTCATGGAGCAGAATGGGGATTTTTCAAAACcagaaaatgaaattcctaatgaAGAACCCTCGGTCGCTCATCTAAAG TCACGCATGCAAGAGATGAAGGAAAAAGAACTCAAACACCTTAGCAACGGAGATGCCAATTCCCATACATGCAAagtatgttttgaatcttcaactGCTGCAATTCTTCTTCCATGCCGTCATTTTTGTT TGTGTAAATCGTGTTCACTAGCTTGTTCCGAGTGTCCAATATGCCGCACTAATATTGAAGACAGGCTTTTTGCTTTTACATCCTGA
- the LOC130965301 gene encoding kinesin-like protein KIN-7D, mitochondrial isoform X2 yields MASSSRARSSSPFSHRKLSNTPYYSPASSTSSSFMNGKLMPRSCSSSASSFFNSGAGLGGRSATPSHGFSESNYYDAMCPSPVEFGMEDEAIAEPLDSSTSRDSISVTIRFRPLSEREYQRGDEIAWYADGDKIVRNEYHPATAYAFDRVFGPHTSTDEVYEVAAKPVVRAAMEGVNGTVFAYGVTSSGKTHTMHGDQDFPGIIPLAIKDVFSIIQDTPGREFLLRVSYLEIYNEVINDLLDPTGQNLRVREDAQGTYVEGIKEEVVLSPGHALSFIAAGEEHRHVGSNNFNLFSSRSHTIFTLMIESSAHGDEYDGVIFSQLNLIDLAGSESSKTETTGLRRKEGSYINKSLLTLGTVIGKLSEGKASHVPYRDSKLTRLLQSSLSGHGHVSLICTVTPASSNMEETHNTLKFASRAKRVEIYASRNKIIDEKSLIKKYQREISILKQELDQLRKGILVGVNPEEIMSLKQQLEEGQVKMQSRLEEEEEAKVALMSRIQRLTKLILVSSKNSIPGYLTDVPSHQRSLSLGEDDKFDTLVDGSLLIENENKKEGSTMSSELPYDVRHRRSSSKWNDELSPTSSIITESTQAGELITRARLPAGGVTMSDQVDLLVEQVKLLAGDIAFSTSTLKRLMEQSLNDPENSKQQIENLEQDIQEKKKQMKLLEQRIIESGESSVASSSLVEMQQTITRLMTQCNEKEFELEIKSADNRVLQEQLNDKCSEISELQEKVKFLEEQLATFSSGTTLGFNDQHPLEENIEELKRKIKSQEIENENLKLEQVHLSEENSGLHVQNQKLSEEACYAKELASAAAVELKTLAGEVTKLSLQNAKLEKELMAARELANTRSAFVPTANGVNRKHNDVRSGRKGRTSSRASLDEFGSWSLDFEDLKMELQARKQREAVLEAALAEKEFVEDEYRKRVEEAKNREAALENDLANMWVLVAKLKKEGGCVSETNIDEKNSAGESHTNDFMNNGNETNIVLMEQNGDFSKPENEIPNEEPSVAHLKSRMQEMKEKELKHLSNGDANSHTCKVCFESSTAAILLPCRHFCLCKSCSLACSECPICRTNIEDRLFAFTS; encoded by the exons ATGGCATCGTCCTCACGAGCAAGGAGCAGCTCGCCATTCTCGCACCGCAAACTCTCAAACACTCCTTATTACTCCCCTgcctcttccacttcttcttcCTTCATGAACGGTAAGTTGATGCCTCGCTCGTGCTCTTCTTCTGCCTCCTCGTTCTTCAACTCCGGAGCCGGACTCGGTGGCCGATCTGCCACTCCGAGTCACGGTTTCAGCGAGTCAAACTACTACGACGCGATGTGTCCTTCGCCGGTGGAGTTCGGAATGGAGGACGAGGCGATCGCGGAGCCTCTGGATTCGTCGACCTCTCGGGACAGCATTTCGGTGACGATTCGGTTCAGACCGTTGAG TGAAAGAGAGTACCAGAGAGGGGATGAGATCGCGTGGTATGCGGATGGTGATAAGATCGTGAGGAATGAGTATCATCCAGCTACTGCTTATGCATTCG ATAGAGTGTTTGGACCGCACACAAGTACTGATGAGGTGTATGAAGTAGCAGCCAAACCTGTGGTGAGGGCTGCCATGGAAGGCGTTAACG GAACCGTGTTTGCCTACGGTGTGACAAGTAGTGGCAAGACACATACTATGCAT GGAGACCAAGATTTTCCTGGTATTATACCATTGGCTATAAAAGACGTTTTCAGCATAATACAAGAT ACTCCAGGAAGAGAGTTTTTactccgagtttcatatctggAAATATACAATGAG GTGATAAATGACTTGCTTGACCCAACTGGCCAAAATTTGCGTGTTAGAGAAGATGCACAG GGTACTTATGTGGAGGGTATAAAGGAAGAAGTTGTTTTATCGCCAGGACATGCCCTTTCTTTTATTGCTGCTGGAGAAG AGCATCGTCATGTTGGGtcaaacaattttaatctgttCAGCAGCCGAAGTCATACGATTTTTACACTT ATGATTGAAAGCAGTGCCCATGgtgatgaatatgatggagtGATCTTCTCTCAGCTT AACTTGATTGATCTTGCTGGATCAGAGAGCTCAAAAACTGAAACAACTGGactaagaagaaaagaaggatcTTACATAAACAAAAGTCTTTTGACACTTGGAACT GTTATAGGAAAATTAAGTGAGGGGAAAGCATCTCATGTTCCATATCGAGACTCAAAGCTTACCCGCCTCCTGCAGTCTTCACTAAGTGGGCATGGCCATGTTTCA CTTATATGCACAGTAACTCCAGCATCGAGTAACATGGAGGAAACTCATAATACCTTGAAGTTTGCCAGCAGGGCGAAGCGTGTAGAAATATATGCCTCACGTAATAAG ATCATTGATGAAAAATCTCTAATTAAGAAATACCAAAGAGAAATTTCAATCCTCAAACAAGAACTTGATCAGCTAAGGAAGGGCATTCTTGTCGGTGTCAACCCCGAGGAGATTATGAGCTTAAAGCAGCAG TTGGAAGAAGGTCAAGTGAAAATGCAATCAagattggaagaagaggaagaagctAAGGTTGCTCTTATGAGTAGGATCCAGAGGCTAACCAAGCTTATTCTGGTTTCATCAAAGAATTCTATTCCTGGTTATCTAACTGATGTTCCTAGCCACCAGCGAAGCCTCTCTCTTGGTGAGGATGAT AAATTTGATACCCTTGTTGATGGATCTCTTTTGATtgaaaatgagaataaaaaagAGGGTTCCACAATGTCATCTGAACTGCCTTACGATGTTAGACATAGAAGATCATCAAGTAAATGGAACGATGAACTCTCCCCAACTAGCAGTATTATTACTGAATCAACACAAGCTGGTGAACTGATCACCAGAGCAAGGCTCCCAGCG GGAGGGGTAACGATGTCCGATCAGGTTGATCTTCTTGTCGAGCAAGTAAAGTTGCTTGCTGGAGATATTGCTTTCAGTACAAGCACTCTGAAGCGCTTGATGGAGCAATCTTTAAATGACCCAGAAAACTCCAAACAACAG ATTGAGAATTTGGAACAAGATATCcaagaaaaaaagaagcaaaTGAAACTTTTAGAACAAAGAATAATAGAGAGTGGTGAATCTTCTGTCGCTAGCTCATCGCTGGTTGAAATGCAGCAG ACAATCACAAGATTAATGACTCAATGTAATGAAAAGGAGTTTGAGCTGGAA ATAAAATCTGCGGACAACCGTGTCCTTCAAGAACAATTAAATGACAAG TGTTCTGAAATTAGTGAATTGCAAGAAAAGGTCAAGTTCCTAGAGGAGCAACTTGCAACATTTAGTAGTGGCACTACATTGGGGTTTAACGATCAACATCCCTTGGAAGAAAACATTGAAgagttgaaaagaaaaataaaatcacag GAGATTGAGAATGAAAACTTGAAGCTGGAGCAAGTGCATCTGTCAGAAGAGAATAGTGGGTTGCACGTGCAGAACCAAAAACTCTCAGAAGAGGCTTGTTATGCCAAAGAACTGGCCTCTGCAGCTGCTGTGGAACTGAAGACTTTGGCAGGGGAAGTGACAAAACTTTCATTGCAGAATGCTAAGTTGgaaaaagaattgatggctGCTCGAGAGTTGGCCAACACTCGAAGTGCTTTTGTGCCAACTGCTAATGGTGTTAATCGCAAGCACAATGATGTAAGGTCTGGAAGGAAGGGAAGAACTTCCAGCAGAGCTAGTCTGGACGAGTTTGGATCATGGAGTCTTGATTTTGAGGATCTGAAGATGGAACTGCAGGCTAGGAAACAAAGAGAGGCAGTTCTTGAGGCCGCATTAGCTGAAAAGGAATTTGTGGAAGATGAGTACAGGAAAAGGGTCGAAGAGGCCAAGAACAGAGAAGCTGCCTTAGAGAATGATTTAGCAAATATGTGGGTGCTTGTTGCTAAGCTAAAAAAAGAAGGCGGTTGTGTCTCAGAAACAAACATTGATGAAAAAAATAGTGCTGGGGAATCACATACGAATGATTTTATGAATAATGGCAATGAAACTAATATTGTCCTCATGGAGCAGAATGGGGATTTTTCAAAACcagaaaatgaaattcctaatgaAGAACCCTCGGTCGCTCATCTAAAG TCACGCATGCAAGAGATGAAGGAAAAAGAACTCAAACACCTTAGCAACGGAGATGCCAATTCCCATACATGCAAagtatgttttgaatcttcaactGCTGCAATTCTTCTTCCATGCCGTCATTTTTGTT TGTGTAAATCGTGTTCACTAGCTTGTTCCGAGTGTCCAATATGCCGCACTAATATTGAAGACAGGCTTTTTGCTTTTACATCCTGA